One genomic region from Streptomyces sp. NBC_00457 encodes:
- a CDS encoding SPFH domain-containing protein encodes MEPVIIVLIILVVLVFIALIKTIQVIPQASAAIVERFGRYTRTLNAGLNIVVPFIDTIRNRIDLREQVVPFPPQPVITQDNLVVNIDTVIYYQVTDARAATYEVASYIQAIEQLTVTTLRNIIGGMDLERTLTSREEINAALRGVLDEATGKWGIRVNRVELKAIEPPTSIQDSMEKQMRADRDKRAAILQAEGVRQSEILRAEGEKQSQILRAEGEAKAAALRAEGEAQAIRTVFESIHAGDADQKLLAYQYLQMLPKIAEGDANKLWIVPSEIGDALKGLSGAMGNFGPMGGGSGNGGATGGQGTERREKPTLD; translated from the coding sequence ATGGAACCGGTCATCATCGTCCTGATCATTCTGGTGGTGTTGGTCTTCATCGCCCTGATCAAGACGATCCAAGTCATCCCACAGGCCAGCGCCGCCATCGTCGAGCGCTTCGGCCGCTACACGCGGACGCTGAACGCGGGCCTCAACATCGTCGTCCCGTTCATCGACACCATCCGCAACCGCATCGACCTGCGCGAACAGGTCGTCCCGTTCCCGCCGCAGCCGGTGATCACCCAGGACAACCTGGTCGTCAACATCGACACCGTCATCTATTACCAGGTGACCGACGCCCGGGCCGCCACCTACGAAGTCGCCAGCTACATCCAGGCGATCGAGCAGCTCACCGTCACCACACTCCGCAACATCATCGGCGGCATGGACCTCGAGCGGACCCTGACCTCCCGCGAGGAGATCAACGCGGCCCTGCGCGGCGTCCTCGACGAGGCCACGGGCAAGTGGGGCATCCGCGTCAACCGCGTGGAACTCAAGGCCATCGAGCCCCCGACCTCCATCCAGGACTCGATGGAGAAGCAGATGCGCGCCGACCGTGACAAGCGCGCCGCGATCCTCCAGGCCGAAGGTGTCCGGCAGTCCGAGATCCTCCGCGCCGAAGGTGAGAAGCAGTCGCAGATCCTGCGCGCCGAAGGTGAGGCCAAGGCCGCCGCCCTGCGCGCCGAGGGCGAGGCCCAGGCGATCCGCACGGTCTTCGAGTCCATCCACGCCGGCGACGCGGACCAGAAGCTCCTCGCCTACCAGTACCTCCAGATGCTCCCCAAGATCGCCGAGGGCGACGCCAACAAGCTCTGGATCGTCCCCAGCGAAATCGGCGACGCCCTCAAGGGCCTGAGCGGCGCCATGGGCAACTTCGGCCCAATGGGCGGAGGTTCAGGCAACGGAGGCGCCACAGGGGGCCAGGGCACGGAACGCCGAGAGAAGCCGACGCTGGACTGA
- a CDS encoding DNA-3-methyladenine glycosylase: MIATPDRTPLPRAFFDRPVLEVAPDLLGRILVRTTPDGPISLRLTEVEAYDGPNDPGSHAYRGRTPRNDVMFGPPGHVYVYFTYGMWHCMNLVCGPDGEASAVLLRAGEIVEGAELARKRRLSARSDKELAKGPARLATALDVDRALDGTDACASGETPLRILAGTAVPSDQVRNGPRTGVAGDGGNGDVHPWRYWIADDPTVSPYRAHVPRRRRS; the protein is encoded by the coding sequence ATGATCGCGACCCCCGACCGTACGCCCCTCCCCAGAGCCTTCTTCGACCGGCCCGTACTGGAGGTCGCCCCCGACCTCCTCGGCCGCATCCTGGTGCGTACGACCCCGGACGGTCCGATCTCCCTCCGCCTCACAGAGGTCGAGGCGTACGACGGCCCGAACGACCCCGGCTCCCACGCCTATCGCGGCCGCACGCCCCGCAACGACGTGATGTTCGGTCCGCCCGGCCATGTGTACGTCTACTTCACCTACGGCATGTGGCACTGCATGAACCTGGTGTGCGGTCCCGACGGCGAGGCAAGCGCCGTCCTGCTCCGCGCCGGCGAGATCGTCGAGGGCGCCGAACTGGCCCGCAAACGTCGACTATCGGCCCGAAGCGACAAGGAACTGGCCAAAGGCCCGGCCCGCCTCGCCACCGCGCTCGACGTGGACCGAGCCCTCGACGGCACGGACGCGTGCGCCTCCGGCGAGACACCCCTGAGAATCCTCGCCGGCACCGCCGTCCCCTCTGACCAGGTACGGAATGGTCCACGGACCGGCGTGGCCGGCGACGGCGGCAACGGAGACGTCCATCCCTGGCGCTACTGGATCGCCGACGACCCGACCGTGAGCCCGTACCGGGCTCACGTCCCCAGGCGTCGCCGAAGTTGA
- a CDS encoding HNH endonuclease: MRDTLVLNASFEPLSTVTLNRAVVLVLQDKAVVEQAHPELRMRGAAVDIPAPRVIRLCRYVRVPFRRQAPWSRRGVLVRDRHRCAYCGRRATTVDHVVPRSQGGQDTWLNTVASCAEDNHRKANRTPAEAGMPLLREPFEPTPADAMLLALGQDDFAALPDWLAQPAA; this comes from the coding sequence ATGCGGGACACGTTGGTACTCAACGCGAGCTTTGAGCCGCTGTCGACGGTGACGTTGAACCGAGCCGTCGTGCTGGTGCTGCAGGACAAGGCCGTCGTCGAGCAGGCCCACCCCGAACTGCGTATGCGCGGAGCCGCTGTCGATATACCGGCGCCCCGGGTGATCAGGTTGTGCCGGTATGTGCGGGTGCCGTTCCGAAGACAAGCTCCGTGGTCGCGGCGGGGTGTTCTGGTGCGGGACCGGCACAGGTGCGCGTACTGCGGTCGTCGGGCGACGACCGTGGATCATGTGGTGCCGCGGTCGCAGGGTGGGCAGGACACGTGGCTGAACACGGTCGCCTCGTGTGCGGAGGACAATCACCGGAAGGCGAATCGGACGCCGGCGGAGGCGGGGATGCCGTTGCTTCGGGAGCCGTTTGAGCCGACGCCGGCGGATGCGATGTTGTTGGCTCTGGGGCAGGACGACTTTGCTGCTCTGCCGGATTGGCTCGCCCAGCCGGCTGCCTGA
- a CDS encoding YbhB/YbcL family Raf kinase inhibitor-like protein translates to MTELKRRPLPHDFHPPVPSFTVTSEHVQEGATLKDAQVYAAGNTSPQLRWEGFPPETKSFAVTCYDPDAPTGSGFWHWVLFDIPVSVTELPEGAGSGKFEGLPEGAVHARNDYGTKDFGGAAPPPGDGPHRYVFTVYAVDQEKLGPDSDASPAFVGFNLRFHVLARAQLIGEYEVPAEA, encoded by the coding sequence GTGACCGAGCTCAAGCGGCGGCCGCTCCCCCATGACTTCCATCCGCCCGTGCCGTCGTTCACGGTCACGAGCGAGCACGTCCAGGAAGGTGCGACGCTCAAGGACGCTCAGGTCTACGCGGCCGGCAACACGTCGCCGCAGCTGCGGTGGGAGGGCTTCCCGCCCGAGACCAAGAGCTTCGCCGTCACGTGCTACGACCCGGACGCCCCTACGGGCAGCGGGTTCTGGCACTGGGTCCTCTTCGACATCCCGGTCTCGGTGACCGAGCTGCCGGAGGGCGCGGGCAGCGGCAAGTTCGAGGGGCTGCCCGAGGGTGCCGTACATGCGCGCAACGACTACGGCACCAAGGACTTCGGCGGGGCCGCGCCGCCTCCCGGGGACGGGCCGCACCGTTATGTGTTCACGGTGTACGCCGTGGACCAGGAGAAGCTGGGGCCGGATTCTGACGCCAGCCCGGCCTTCGTGGGCTTCAATCTGCGGTTCCACGTGCTGGCGCGCGCCCAGCTCATCGGTGAGTACGAGGTGCCCGCCGAAGCCTGA
- a CDS encoding NfeD family protein, with protein MEIDPWVWWLIGAAVLGVGLVITTMPELGMLAVGAIAAAVAAGAFGGDAVIQVVVFAVVSTALIAVVRPIAARHRAQRPQLATGVEALKGKQAVVLERVDGSGGRIKLAGEVWSARSLDTGRAYEVGQEVDVVDIEGATAIVM; from the coding sequence GTGGAAATCGACCCGTGGGTGTGGTGGCTGATCGGCGCGGCAGTGCTCGGTGTCGGGCTTGTGATCACCACGATGCCCGAACTCGGCATGCTGGCGGTGGGCGCGATCGCGGCGGCGGTGGCCGCAGGCGCCTTCGGCGGTGACGCCGTCATCCAAGTCGTGGTCTTCGCCGTCGTATCGACCGCACTCATCGCCGTCGTACGGCCCATCGCGGCCCGACATCGAGCGCAGCGACCCCAACTCGCCACAGGCGTAGAAGCGTTGAAGGGCAAACAAGCCGTCGTACTGGAACGCGTCGACGGCTCGGGCGGCCGGATCAAGCTCGCCGGGGAGGTCTGGTCGGCACGCTCCCTCGACACCGGCCGCGCCTACGAAGTGGGCCAGGAAGTCGATGTCGTGGACATCGAGGGTGCCACGGCGATCGTCATGTGA
- a CDS encoding sporulation protein: protein MAFKKLLASLGAGGASVETVLTEVNVVPGGVVQGEVRIQGGSVDQEIQGVSVGLQAKVEVEGHDDQEYKQNIEFTKQPLGGAFQLQANAVHAVPFGLEIPWETPITMIDGQALRGMNIGVTTELAIARAVDSGDLDPINVHPLPAQKALLDAFIQLGFRFKSADMERGHIRGTRQKLPFYQEIEFVPPQQYRGLNQVELSFVADANAMDVILEMDKKPGLFSEGSDTFRSFQVGLHDFQGTDWVAYLNQWLSEVGSKRNWF from the coding sequence ATGGCGTTCAAGAAGCTGCTCGCGAGTCTGGGGGCCGGCGGGGCTTCGGTCGAGACGGTTCTGACCGAGGTCAACGTCGTTCCGGGCGGTGTCGTCCAGGGTGAGGTGCGGATCCAGGGTGGGTCCGTCGATCAGGAGATCCAGGGGGTGTCGGTCGGGCTGCAGGCCAAGGTCGAGGTCGAGGGCCACGACGACCAGGAGTACAAGCAGAACATCGAGTTCACCAAGCAGCCGCTCGGCGGGGCCTTCCAGCTGCAGGCCAACGCCGTGCACGCGGTGCCGTTCGGGCTGGAGATCCCGTGGGAGACCCCGATCACCATGATCGACGGTCAGGCGCTGCGCGGGATGAACATCGGCGTGACCACGGAGCTGGCGATCGCGCGCGCGGTCGACTCCGGTGACCTGGACCCGATCAACGTGCACCCGCTGCCGGCGCAGAAGGCGCTGCTCGACGCGTTCATCCAGCTGGGCTTCCGCTTCAAGAGCGCCGACATGGAGCGCGGTCACATCCGGGGTACGCGTCAGAAGCTGCCGTTCTACCAGGAGATCGAATTCGTGCCGCCGCAGCAGTACCGGGGGCTGAACCAGGTCGAGTTGAGCTTCGTCGCGGATGCGAACGCGATGGACGTCATCCTGGAAATGGACAAGAAGCCGGGGCTGTTCAGCGAGGGCAGTGACACCTTCCGGTCCTTCCAGGTGGGCCTGCACGACTTCCAGGGCACCGACTGGGTGGCGTACCTCAACCAGTGGCTGTCCGAGGTCGGCAGCAAGCGCAACTGGTTCTAG